One Salvia splendens isolate huo1 chromosome 1, SspV2, whole genome shotgun sequence genomic window, gtgaatgcaggtaatgaatatagatcacgacacaaggaattacgtggttcgatttactgaggtaaatctacgtccacgggaagaaaggagggcaagattgtattgcttgatctggtttaccagcttacaaatacagacttactatatgatatttgatgtctagagcaCCCTCTTCTAtttgatctaagttctatttatacattgaactaagatcgtggcttgcatcaccactaactaggtcgtggcttgcatcaccactaactaggtagtggatgtcgtggaggtcatgagatcctgcatgggtccactatctctttgtttggtccgctatcctgcatgagttgacaccactaaatagatcgtgtagtggaggtcgtggaggttctgcatgagtccactatctcccagttcggtcgaatactgagaccgaacttctgaactattgccgagcagcttttgccgatctgagagtagagcttgattggtcggcttttaccgagctgtaggctggggccgaactctttggtaatgccgaactgattggttggcttttaccgagctgtaggctggggccgaactctttggtaatgccgaactgatactcttccttgggctttgggctgatgggccgtcactgctattgggcttgtttagtacgtaccccatcactaccccccccgaaaagcgaagtgaatcacttcggcgaagcgagtcacttcggcattctggataaaggtacgggggaggctgacgtcaggggacgtgccttgcgcgtgactgcattaaatgcgacagtaaaatccggccgttgaatcctgaaaaggtgggattcgaaacggtgcgatgattttgaaatcttctccgaatctgataaatacgtcctttcttcatcagttgaacacttttgctattgcttcttctgcaatctctctcttttgcgtaaaaatttccttccgctttcaagaatttcttcagaatttcttcaaactttcaaagagtaagaactatgtcttcttcttcttcttctgagtcaggtagcggtaggaaaggggataaggggtcttctagccggaaagaatccggggagaagaccgtagagtattttcacagcatcttgagtaaggatactgtgatatccctacacgaaaaatatttttttcctggggggaaggttgcgattcccgacgaccttcatagggctgactcgccgccggagggttacgccaccgtttacgaagccggcttggaatgcgggcttcgtttccctcttccccctgcctttgtagagctgctagatttttttcaactccctttaggtcaggtgactccgaactcttggaggcacttatcggcctttgctgccgaactgcgtaggctagacaaggatctgtctctgagggcaatccttaattttttccagtttaagagaaaaggatcttggttttacttgatccctttacagccttttagggccttctgcaaaaccaagtggccaaagtggcaacatcgtttctttttttataataggacagcggctccgggctttccctggagagggccgaagtccgtgattcctcatcctcggttagaaccgttggacgagctcgagggcgagctcaataagattcctatgattaggaagcagtacctggagtctgagctcgtcaagggcgacttcgtgttcgactcctcgtcttcggacgaagaggctgagggtgaggatttcttttttatgcattactgccttgacgacgaaaactaaccttgttttcttgctttttggcagtgaacttgctaaacaagttcggtcgcaaatcctccgaatctaaggaaccggagaggccgaaaaccagcagctcggcgtctgatgccgagaagaatccgaagaggcaaaagacctcttcggatccaaagaagccggagtcgacttcggcaagtaggaaggggaagacccagaagcccccaagagcgccggagaaagacgtggtcttggcacctccttcggaacatatctgtgagccctttttatggcccacggacttcgccgaggtgaattctcttcttgattttcttgccttgcttttttttctgtattttgtgtggcccctcggttgactttttcctttttccattttcagaggaacgatatgctctccaagctcgtcgccgttgaactctccaaagcatccaacgattatgctgagatgcagaggaagttagcggctgctcgtcaccaggccgaacaggctaaggcagactttgagaaggcccgagctgctaggatctcggcccaggatgaagcccagtttgccaaaaaccagctcgtcatccagcgagagcagacgaaacggagggatgctgccgccgtggttgcccaaggggaggttctccgtgctttcgcggagaaactctttctgagcaatcaattttcggcctttgtcggtgatctgctgaaactgatgaccgataatgccgagcaggggcccgaagtcgtcctgccgctgtacggccgagagatagcagctcgtctccagagtctgccgctccttgaggagcttgcttcgtcctcggtcctgctttctgctgaccgagttcgtagttgccgagctgaccgggatgagaatatggaggctatctttgcctccttagggccagtttcacccgctccaattttccacggagagggtgaaaccgagcagcttgatcagcagaccggagacaggcagaccgagcaagaggtgctgctgatcggtgatgggggcaccgagcaggctggggggagcagggaggccgaggctgaagctgaggcagacaaggagaaggaagctgaacctcaccgaggagccggagacgaagctggcggagtatgatttcgtctcccttctcttagtttagtttcttccttgttgtaaaatggccttgaagcccttgtgtaaaaaaaaaatttttttcttatgaatgaaaaaattcttctttctgcacttgtgtcttcgtatagcttttcgtactctcttttactcctgttgtggtttactacctgctcggtaaaatgaaatgccgaactgacatagcagctttgtattcttaactcttaaggagctggaggtacttcactggaaacggctgtactcttccgctttagacgaagctgagaaaaaagccatagctgaccagatgaagaatgacgaactcttggcttgtttagtgaagctggaggccgacaataaggacttagagtccgaaaagaaagatctggaggccgagctgaacactgccgtcgctgagaggactgcgtatgaggatttcatcagcaggcgcgggggaatgaccatctctgaagttcaggaacgagttgacgaactgtgggaggaatatcatgtactccggaggaacaatgcgctggagagctcggcttgccaacaagttgtgaaatcattgcggcgctgggcttctcggtacgacatcattctttcccggcgtccctcaatcgagagattccttaggcatttcctgccaacagatggtcgcactccagctcaaacccctgattcacttgctcaaaaccctactccaagtcagcaacgaactcaggaacagccggaaacgtcaagacgagaacggactcaggagcaaccggaaacgtcaagacaaggacggactgaagttcgtagaggagctgtgattatgagtgagcaagatcaacaaatgcttcgtgaagagactcttcaccgccgaggtgctagagcttcccgggctcagggaagaggcggtaggtcgattagagcacctcgtcgacctgcttattcttcagctgccgagaacgcccgaactcggcttcacgaggattttgtgaatagatggctcaactttagcaaccagggacagtagaatagtcctttgtaatagcgtaacgccttctcgtagggcagcggagttgtatgccgaacaagttttaataaatgaaatcttcatttcgcttctatcactgcgtatttacagctcagcgaaaaaatttcatcgtgctcgtcctcggtcttatgaagtaaacttctttgaccggactcgtcctcggtcttatgaagtaagcttctttgaccggactcgtctttggtcttatgaagtaaacttctttgaccggacttggtcctcggtcttatgaaataaacttctttgaccggattcgtctttggtcttatgaagtaaacttctttgaccggactcgtctttggtcttatgaagtaaatttctttgaccggactaagcttgtgtcctaatttggcgagttttatcgcttggatcggactttcccttgtcctaattcggcgagttttatcgcgtggatcggactttcccttgtcctaattcggcgagttttatcgcgtggatcggactttccctttgttgcagttcgtttcagacgaactgcttgtttcttaagctgaattgtggtcttgtatcctccttagaagcttggactcacaatcgttggcttatatatgttctaaaaagggggatcagccttcgaagaacaagatacctcagtaacatttgtaagagacgacacgcacatagacagacaaaacgcacatagacaaacatgaaaaacaagtaaaaaacaaagaaagcacatacccctaggaccgaactagacacaagactgactgaccggactgtctcttacaaatggaacttcttgaggttggaaatgtaccatgttcggggtgcttgttctcctgacatgtgagtcaatttataagaccctttgccgaggacttctgacacccgatatggaccttcccatgtgggttcgagtttgcccagcttttctgctcggcttacttcgttgtttctcaagacgagatctcccacttgaaattgcagctttttcacccttttgttataataccgggctacttgctccttgtacttggctgcttttatgcaggccaattctcttctttcttcggccagatctagttcggctctcagtccgtcatcattcatttctgaagagaaatttagagttcggggactgagtatgccgatctcaaccggaatcacggcttcagtgccgtacaccatcgagttcggctccggtgtgacttcggtcatttcgcctgcctctgactccggctgctgtgattgctatgcttgatggtgccgatctgattgctcggcactttgaagcgcaatctgcaaacactcttgctcttttttgatcacctcggatgaccgttatccctcctttagtggggagggagttcggcgaggaagcctctgatcgctatgatcgggcttctttttgtcttctctagatgagctgtctaaagaccgttttcgacggtctgcctcatcggcacgagaaaactggtccgcaatgtcccacatctcttgagctgtttgcggactgcattccacgagctttctgtagagagctccgggcaggattccattttggaatgccgaaatgacaagtagatcattgagatcatctacttgtaggcattccttgtggaacctcgtcataaagtcgctgatcttttcgtcgcgaccttgacgcgtagaaagcagctgagccgaagtgattcgggcttccgctttctgaaagaacctcctgtggaaagcatccattagatctcggtaagatctaatgctgccttgggggaggctatcgaaccaccttcttgcgttcccgataagcagctcgggaaacagcttgcacatatggacctcattgagaccctggttcaccatgttatactgatagcgtcccaggaagtcatggggattcactaacccgtcataagtcattgacggagttcggtagttctgtggtaagggagttcgggtgatatcgtccgagaacggagtcttcaatgctccgtacatggcgaacccgacatctcttcggtatggaggagatggagttctcctgtgattccggtaccgaggaggaacaggaacatgtcggggttgaggattcttcttcctggaagacacggcactactgcggtagtgactttcatgtctggatgaggagggagaatccaccgttctcgtctccggcttttggcccttttgcaggaaaattaagaactcttcctgcttctcggccaaaaacaacttgacagcttcgttcaaatcgggctgctgggaagactcggtgcgatgagtctttgagcggtttgttccttctccgtgagaactggaagtagatttctcccgaggctgttttccagacctgcgggctggactagcttcctcatggttatcacgaacggtattatgggtgttacgtgatctggtatgcatttttttggtggaagaggatcaaaaactcgctttatcacaaatttggttctctgtttcccacagacggcgccagtgatggttgggcgaatttttgatggtagtgaatgcaggtaatgaatatagatcacgacacaaggaattacgtggttcgatttactgaggtaaatctacgtccacgggaagaaaggagggcaagattgtattgcttgatctggtttaccagcttacaaatacagacttgctatatgatatttgatgtctagagcaccctcttctatctgatctaagttctatttatacattgaactaagatcgtggcttgcatcaccactaactaggtcgtggcttgcatcaccactaactaggtagtggatgtcgtggaggtcatgagatcctgcatgggtccactatctctttgtttggtccgctatcctgcatgagttgacaccactaaatagatcgtgtagtggaggtcgtggaggttctgcatgagtccactatctcccagttcggtcgaatactgagaccgaacttctgaactattgccgagcagcttttgccgatctgagagtagagcttgattggtcggcttttaccgagctgtaggctggggccgaactctttggtaatgccgaactgattggttggcttttaccgagctgtaggctggggccgaactctttggtaatgccgaactgatactcttccttgggctttgggctgatgggccgtcactgctattgggcttgtttagtacgtaccccatcacccAACCTTCTACAGGTCTTGAGTTTAATTCTGCCAATGATGCATACAAATTTTACTACGCATATGCAACTAACACGGGGTTCAGAATCAGGATAGGTCAATTATTCCGCTCTAAACATGATGGCTCGATTACATCTCGAAGATTTGTGTGTTCCAATTCTAGAGTTGGTTGCGGAGCATACATGAGAATACAAAGACATGAAGCGGGAGGTTGGGTGGTTGATCGTCTTCAGATGGAACACAACCATGCACTTGGCATCCCATTGGATCCTAATAGAACAGTGGATGTTGCACCAAAAGGGTGCAGAGAGGAAGGTAGTAGCGTGTTGGAGAATTTGGATTTGGTTGAAACAGATGGTGGCCTCAGCCTAGTCAAACGAGACAGAGAGAGAGTAGGATTGATAATGATTGGTGCGGTGTGCTGTTTGAGTATTTTCAGTCTCAGCAAGCTAAAGAAACAGGGTTTTTTTATGCGGTGGAAATGCGGGCGGGTAAAGGCATGAACCTTTTCTGGGCTGATGCACGATCTAGATTTTCATGTGCTCAGTTTGGCGATGCAATTGTGTTTGATACAACTTACAGGAGAGAGAGTCATTCTGTGCCATTTGCTTCATTTGTTGGTATCAATCATGAAATGGGTTTTGTACTTACTAGGTTTGACCCTGTCCAGCCTATATCAATCTCTTTGCATGCAAACCTGCAACACAAATGTTACTTTCTTTCACTTACAGtattattcaaatatacaaaataaaatagtatatgAGTCAGGTTAAAAGCTTAGTACTATAAATGAAAATCCAAATGGAAAAAATATAGATTAATTCCTTGTTTATTTTAGATGATTGGAGTTTAAAATTATCCCAAGTGTGACAACTCCTATCATTTGAGCTAATTTTGCTTGAttttatcccataaaaatatgatattGAAGAAGTCCTAATAGTAGAAATAAAATTAGTCGATTATCTATCTTATCAATCACGAAaaatgaaagaagaagaagaagtgaaGATAGCAAAATACCCCATTGCTAGCAAAGTAAGGAGCAAAGAAATAAGAGAGGAAGCAGCAGCTGCATGTAGATTTGGAGCATTCCATTTCAAGACATTGTTGATTCCAAGAATGGAGGTTGTGAATCCCACAACCCCAGCTATGAGAGAGAAAATCACCACAAATCCAGTAACCAAATTCCCAATTGGATAGTATATTGGAAATATCCTAGCTGGAGGAGACAACACAGATGCTGGACACGGACgcagaaaaaaatattagtaggTGCTCCGCTACTTTTTAGGCATCAATTCGGCAATAGCTAaagaaaatttttaataattttcacaaattttaaaaaaatgtgtacAAATATAGAATGGCaagaggggcatttgcccctcctAGCGAAACGGTACCCATCTCATGGGATCTCTCGATCCCATGGTTGACCGCCCATGATGCAATGGAGAGGACGAGGAAGTAGAGGAAGACGTTGAGTACTTGGAGGATGAATGCTGCTGATTTTCCTGCTCCAGAAGCCATGCCTTAATTTGTGAAGGAAGGTTTTTCCTATAATTAACAACTCCCATTTTCTTGATTTGTGACAGaaacatatatatgtatgatACAAGAAGCAAATGTTCCattcttttttaataaattaagcaTTCTTTTGCTTTTGGTTGATACAAGTAAAGTATCTCTGTGTTTAAAGAAACTGGAGTTGTTCCTTGGTGAAGCTTCATGTTTGCCTCATGTGGAGGGAAGGAACTTTTCTgatatcaaatttaattaattaaatgctaTTTTTAAcacaaaataactaaaatatttttgaagagaaattaaaaactaaagagtgaggagaatcTTCTTACCAAAGCAATGTCTGAATTTTGGTTTCATGACAAAAAATGCATAATGAAAGCAGAAATAGGTCTGAAACTGGCCAACAACATTCAAGAAAGGTAGGAACTCTTCTAGTCCCTTTATTTACAAGAACCTCTCTCATAAAAGGGATCTAAACATAAAAGACGACAAGATTTTTGCATCCCAACCTCATCCATCTGATGATGTCTTGTGTAAGGCCGCCTTATGCTTTCGTTCACACCTTCAACGACAGTTTCTGCGCTGCAAGAGCTTCGGCCTCAAGGGTCGGCTCCCACAACAGGGTAGTCTCAGCAAGCAGTGCAGTCACCACGTACGGGTCCATGTTTGAGGCCGGGCGTCTGTCTTCCAAATAACCTACAACATAAAGCAACATTTTCATCAATCCCCAGTCTCTATGCAGCAgatattttttctctttagaTTTTGTTTCTACCTTTGCCATTCTTCTCAGTGTCTCGTCCCACACGAATAGAGCAGCCACGGTTAGCAACACCCTGCGGATCATTGCAAAGTGTGATGCATAAAACTAGACAACTATAACATAAATTCATGTATTTAGCAGCAAACGTACCCATGAGAAGGAGTCGATGCTGGCAGTCTCGTGCTTTCCTGTCAGCCTTCGCTCGTTTCCTTCTCCATATGCACTGATGTGATCCTTGTGGCGAAGGGAGAGGTTCAAAATCGCCTTCTTAATCACTTCGTAACCACCTTCCTCTCTCATGCTCAGGGTGCTTAAGTcccaaaaaaacaaacaaactcaTGCATAAGTAATTAACTAGAAATTTAACTCTAGCATTAGCCCAACAATACCTGTAATTGGTGTGACATCCTGCTCCGTTCCAGTCGCCCTGAACCGTCAAACGATCAAGAATAGATTAGCTAGCTCCCATATAAATAATCATACAAAttgagttatatatatatatcaaagaAATTGACAGTACATCAATTGGTTTTGGATCTAGAGTGAGCACAACTCCAGCTTGTTCTGTAATTCTCTGTCAAGAAATACAACACAACAGATCAGATATAACACAATCTTGTTTATTGATCTCAAGAATTGCACGAAAACAATGGCGTACCTCAAGCAGGTATCTCGCACACCAGATGTGGTCTCCGGCTTCAATCCCAACACTCGGACCAACTTGAAACTCCCACTGCAAGAATCAAACAACATTAGTATCTCTAGTAAGGGGAATGTGTGTTATGAAACAAGATGAGCTGAGGAAAGGTACCTGTCCTGGCATAACCTCTCCATTAGTACCACTGATGTTGATCCCAGCATACAAGCAAGCTTTGTAATGAGCATCAGATATGTCGCGTCCGAACGACTTATCTGCTCCAGCCGCGCAGTAGTAAGGCCCCTAGATTGTTCACAGAAGCATTAACCATGCTATTTCAGCAGCATTATATAAATGAAGAAATGCAATTTTCCTTCTTTTCAACTAAGAAACAGAGCTTATCGATACAAACACAACGCGGAAGATTATGGTAAAGATCATCACCTGAGGACCAGGGTAGCCTC contains:
- the LOC121808367 gene encoding glutamine synthetase, chloroplastic-like, with the translated sequence MAQILAPSAQWQMRTAKSSSDVTPLSSKMWSSLVLKKNKKASIKTSAKFRVFASSSESGTINRVEQLLNLDVTPYTDKIIAEYIWIGGSGIDVRSKSRTLSKPVEHPSELPKWNYDGSSTGQAPGEDSEVILYPQAIFKDPFRGGNNILVICDTYTPQGEPIPTNKRAKAAEVFSNPKVVAEVPWFGIEQEYTLLQTNVNWPLGWPVGGYPGPQGPYYCAAGADKSFGRDISDAHYKACLYAGINISGTNGEVMPGQWEFQVGPSVGIEAGDHIWCARYLLERITEQAGVVLTLDPKPIDGDWNGAGCHTNYSTLSMREEGGYEVIKKAILNLSLRHKDHISAYGEGNERRLTGKHETASIDSFSWGVANRGCSIRVGRDTEKNGKGYLEDRRPASNMDPYVVTALLAETTLLWEPTLEAEALAAQKLSLKV
- the LOC121803992 gene encoding membrane protein PM19L-like; amino-acid sequence: MASGAGKSAAFILQVLNVFLYFLVLSIASWAVNHGIERSHEMASVLSPPARIFPIYYPIGNLVTGFVVIFSLIAGVVGFTTSILGINNVLKWNAPNLHAAAASSLISLLLTLLAMGFACKEIDIGWTGSNLVSTKPIS